The following are encoded together in the Diabrotica undecimpunctata isolate CICGRU chromosome 7, icDiaUnde3, whole genome shotgun sequence genome:
- the LOC140446421 gene encoding fibrinogen C domain-containing protein 1-like, giving the protein MKSPDDDDVEDDEGKKLKSPFEPSELLVELTDEKIETEYAHYGSFAITAEKDGYRLNVLSGYSGTVGDALIGHLNSKLSTSDVDLDENHSGSCAKMFEGAWWYRYCHDSCLNGKYQNLGLLSSLKFHGITWNGFRGKEYNLAGSRMMVRPKRI; this is encoded by the exons ATGAAAAgccctgatgatgatgatgttgagGATGATGAGGGCAAAAAGTTAAAATCTC cATTCGAACCAAGCGAGCTCTTAGTAGAGCTTACTGACGAAAAAATTGAAACTGAGTATGCCCACTATGGTTCTTTTGCCATAACTGCTGAGAAGGATGGATACAGGTTAAATGTACTTAGTGGATATTCAGGAACTGTTGGTGACGCACTTATAGGACATTTAAATTCAAAACTCTCCACTTCAGATGTGGACCTAGACGAAAATCATTCTGGAAGTTGTGCAAAAATGTTCG AAGGGGCATGGTGGTATAGATATTGCCACGACAGCTGCCTTAACGGTAAATATCAAAATCTTGGACTGCTTTCTTCGCTTAAATTTCATGGCATTACGTGGAATGGTTTTCGTGGAAAAGAATATAATTTAGCAGGATCAAGAATGATGGTACGACCAAAACGCATTTGA